One part of the Leclercia sp. LSNIH1 genome encodes these proteins:
- the thiI gene encoding tRNA uracil 4-sulfurtransferase ThiI, whose protein sequence is MKFIIKLFPEITIKSQSVRLRFIKILTGNIRNVLKHYDETLAVVRHWDHVEVRAKDENKRLDIRDALTRIPGIHHILEVEDVPFTSLHDIFEKALAQYRDQIEGKTFCVRAKRRGKHEFSSIEVERYVGGGLNQHVESARVRLTNPEVTVHLEIENDRLLLIKGRYEGIGGFPIGTQEDVLSLISGGFDSGVSSYMLMRRGCRVHYCFFNLGGAAHEIGVRQVAHYLWNRFGSSHRVRFVAINFEPVVGEILEKVDDGQMGVVLKRMMVRAASKVAERYGVQALVTGEALGQVSSQTLTNLRLIDNVSDTLILRPLISHDKEHIIDLAREIGTEDFARTMPEYCGVISKSPTVKAVKAKIEAEEENFDFSILDKVVEEASNIDIREIAQQTEQDVVEVETVNGFGPDDVLLDIRSVDEQDAKPFEPEGVEVASLPFYKLSTKFGDLDKSKTYLLWCERGVMSRLQALYLREQGFTNVKVYRP, encoded by the coding sequence ATGAAGTTTATCATTAAATTGTTCCCGGAAATCACCATCAAAAGCCAATCTGTGCGTTTGCGCTTTATTAAAATTTTAACCGGGAACATTCGTAACGTTCTGAAGCACTACGACGAAACCCTTGCCGTCGTGCGTCACTGGGATCATGTTGAAGTCCGCGCTAAAGATGAAAATAAGCGCCTGGACATTCGTGATGCCTTAACCCGCATCCCGGGGATCCACCATATTCTGGAAGTGGAAGATGTTCCGTTCACTTCCCTGCACGACATCTTCGAAAAAGCGCTGGCGCAGTATCGCGATCAGATCGAAGGCAAAACTTTCTGCGTGCGCGCCAAGCGTCGCGGTAAACATGAGTTTAGCTCGATTGAAGTAGAACGTTACGTGGGCGGCGGTCTGAATCAGCACGTTGAATCTGCGCGCGTGCGCCTGACCAACCCGGAAGTGACCGTGCATCTGGAAATCGAAAACGACCGTCTGCTGCTGATTAAAGGCCGCTATGAAGGGATTGGCGGTTTCCCTATTGGTACTCAGGAAGATGTGCTGTCGCTGATCTCCGGCGGTTTCGACTCCGGTGTCTCCAGCTATATGCTGATGCGTCGCGGCTGCCGCGTACACTACTGCTTCTTTAACCTTGGCGGCGCTGCCCATGAAATTGGCGTGCGTCAGGTTGCGCACTATCTCTGGAACCGCTTCGGCAGCTCCCACCGCGTCCGTTTTGTTGCCATTAACTTTGAACCTGTGGTGGGTGAAATCCTCGAAAAAGTGGACGACGGCCAGATGGGCGTGGTGCTGAAGCGTATGATGGTACGTGCGGCCTCAAAAGTCGCTGAACGCTATGGCGTACAGGCGCTGGTGACCGGCGAAGCGCTGGGCCAGGTCTCCAGCCAGACTCTGACCAACCTGCGTCTTATCGACAATGTCTCCGACACGCTGATCCTGCGTCCGCTGATCTCTCACGACAAAGAGCACATCATCGATCTGGCGCGTGAGATCGGCACCGAAGACTTTGCCCGCACCATGCCAGAATACTGCGGCGTGATCTCAAAGAGCCCGACGGTCAAAGCGGTGAAGGCGAAGATCGAAGCGGAAGAGGAGAACTTCGATTTCTCCATTCTTGATAAAGTGGTGGAAGAAGCCTCTAACATCGATATCCGCGAAATCGCCCAGCAGACCGAGCAGGACGTCGTCGAAGTGGAGACCGTTAACGGTTTCGGCCCGGATGACGTACTGCTGGATATCCGCTCCGTTGATGAGCAGGATGCGAAGCCGTTTGAGCCGGAGGGAGTAGAAGTGGCCTCACTGCCGTTCTACAAGCTGAGCACCAAATTTGGCGATCTCGATAAGAGCAAAACCTATCTGCTGTGGTGCGAGCGCGGGGTGATGAGCCGTCTGCAGGCGCTCTATCTGCGCGAGCAGGGCTTTACCAATGTGAAGGTGTATCGCCCGTAG
- the yajL gene encoding protein deglycase YajL, giving the protein MSASALVCLAPGSEETEAVTTIDLLVRAGISVTTASVASDGNLVITCSRGVKIVADAPLVEVADGDYDVIVLPGGLKGAECFRDSPLLVETVRQFHHSGRIVAAICAAAATVLVPHNIFPIGNMTGFPTLKDKIPEEQWVDKRMVWDPRVNLLTSQGPGTSIDFALKIIELLVGREKAYEVASSLVMAAGIYNYYEA; this is encoded by the coding sequence ATGAGCGCGTCGGCACTGGTATGCCTCGCCCCTGGTAGCGAAGAGACCGAAGCGGTCACCACCATCGATCTGCTGGTTCGCGCCGGGATTAGCGTCACAACGGCAAGTGTCGCCAGCGATGGCAACCTGGTCATCACCTGCTCCCGTGGGGTGAAAATCGTGGCAGATGCACCGCTGGTGGAAGTCGCCGACGGTGATTACGACGTTATCGTCCTGCCGGGTGGCCTGAAAGGCGCCGAGTGCTTCCGCGACAGCCCGCTGCTGGTCGAGACGGTCAGGCAGTTCCACCATTCCGGGCGGATCGTCGCGGCTATTTGCGCGGCGGCGGCCACGGTGCTGGTTCCGCACAATATCTTCCCGATCGGCAACATGACCGGTTTCCCGACGCTGAAGGATAAGATCCCCGAAGAGCAATGGGTGGATAAGCGTATGGTCTGGGATCCGCGCGTCAACCTGCTCACCAGCCAGGGGCCAGGAACCTCGATTGATTTTGCGTTGAAGATTATTGAGCTGCTGGTTGGGCGCGAAAAAGCGTATGAAGTGGCCTCATCGCTGGTGATGGCGGCGGGAATTTATAATTATTACGAAGCGTAG
- the panE gene encoding 2-dehydropantoate 2-reductase → MKITVLGCGALGQLWLTALCKHGHEVQGWLRVPQPYCSVNVIEEDGSIFNESLIANDPDFLAQSDLLLVTLKAWQVSDAVRALATPLPRASPIMLLHNGMGTIEELRHVHQPLLMAITTHAARRDGNVIVHVASGMTHIGPARDQEGDYSYLADRFQQVLPDVAWHDNIRPQMWHKLAVNCVINPLTALLDCPNGELKHHPEEVATLCAEVAAVVEREGIHTSVDDIRYYVEEVIESTAQNISSMLQDIRALRHTEIDYITGYLLKRARAHGISVPENVRLYEQVKRKESEYERVGTGMPRPW, encoded by the coding sequence ATGAAAATTACCGTGCTCGGATGCGGAGCATTGGGACAACTTTGGCTCACCGCACTTTGCAAACATGGGCATGAAGTACAGGGCTGGCTGCGCGTGCCACAGCCCTATTGCAGTGTAAACGTAATTGAAGAAGACGGAAGTATCTTTAACGAATCGCTGATCGCTAACGACCCTGACTTTCTGGCGCAAAGCGATCTGCTACTGGTCACCCTGAAAGCCTGGCAGGTTTCCGATGCCGTCCGGGCGCTGGCAACCCCCCTCCCCCGCGCCTCCCCAATCATGTTGCTACACAACGGCATGGGCACCATTGAAGAGCTCAGACACGTTCACCAGCCACTGCTGATGGCAATCACCACCCATGCCGCCCGCCGGGATGGCAATGTAATTGTTCATGTCGCCAGCGGCATGACCCATATCGGCCCTGCACGTGACCAGGAGGGTGACTACAGCTATCTGGCGGATCGCTTTCAGCAGGTGCTGCCGGATGTCGCCTGGCACGATAACATTCGTCCACAGATGTGGCACAAGCTGGCGGTAAACTGCGTGATCAATCCGCTGACTGCCCTGCTGGATTGCCCGAACGGCGAGCTTAAACATCACCCTGAGGAGGTGGCAACCCTGTGCGCTGAGGTGGCTGCCGTGGTGGAGCGGGAAGGCATTCACACCTCAGTGGATGATATTCGCTATTACGTCGAAGAGGTCATTGAGAGTACGGCGCAGAATATCTCCTCGATGCTGCAGGATATCCGCGCTCTGCGCCATACTGAAATTGACTATATTACCGGTTACCTGCTAAAACGCGCCCGGGCACACGGTATCAGCGTGCCAGAAAATGTCCGGCTGTATGAACAGGTTAAACGTAAGGAGAGTGAGTATGAGCGCGTCGGCACTGGTATGCCTCGCCCCTGGTAG